In Oncorhynchus gorbuscha isolate QuinsamMale2020 ecotype Even-year linkage group LG26, OgorEven_v1.0, whole genome shotgun sequence, the DNA window CTGCATACAGTTCACTGGACACAGCACGTCATTTCAACTTTGAAATTTGGTTGAGATGTTGATCAATGtgatttcaacctttattcacccactcaaagagagccagaagtttgttgaattcctaatgtgttatcactatgctttcaaccatctaaaagcacaaccaaattccaatggaaaaacaatgtccgatttttggtttagttatcatctcaacgttgtttccatgtcatttcaatgaaattacagtGAACCCACgcggaatagatgttgaattgacatctgtgcccagtgggaagattTGTCTATGTTAAAAATATGTTACAATGTTGACacaatcctgtggttgaaatttcaccctcaaaacaacagtttactttgattacttttttcaaatccaatgtagattccacatcacaatacGCTGACAAATTACGTTGGAACAAAGTTGATTCAACCAATTTGTGTCCAGTCGGAGGCCTCCTAACCCTACTCCCACCACAGCACCTGTTGCTCCAGGCTTTACCCACACATGACAATATGGTATAGGAAACCTACAAAATAACAGCAAGAACCCCCTCTGCAGTTTAGAAAATGCTGTCATAATTCTGTGCTGATAAACATTTACAACACATGTTTAACATTTGTACATTTCCTATCCTATTCCTATGCCTCTTGTTTCTCAGAAACAGGCAGACGGACTCTGACTGGGAGGTCAATTGTGCTTGGCATAATAACTAAGGACTAGTTTCTTAGAATCCTGTTGTGGGCAGGGACGTGATTTAGCTTTTAAAGACATTTTTCCCTTGGGGGGCGGAGCAGGACCTGTTCTACAAGTCCAGGTCACCTATAGGATGTGATCTCATGTCCCTCATTTACTATGTTGTGTGTCCTTAGCTGTCAGTCCAGTGTCTGTTCCTGGATGTGAGAGAGCTGGCAGAGAGCTTTCCTCAGGAAAGAGTAGATGCTACAGCACTGCTGAAAGATATTTCCTCCACTGTAAAGGGAATACACCACAGTAGTCTCTAGCTACAGTGCAGGAGTCAGTCATGGCGCTGCGCCCACGGGCTTCCTCCCAGCCTGGGAAACCTTCGTTCTTACAGAGCCCCAAGGTGGTCATGGCTCTGCGGCCCAGGGCCGTGTCCTCTCACTCGGGCTCCATGCTGGAGGATGAGCTAACCTGCTCTGTGTGCTGCGAGATCTTCAGGGACCCTGTGGTGCTCAAGTGCACCCACAGCTTCTGCCGGGCCTGCCTGCAGCAGTTCTGGAACCAGAAGAAGGCGAGGCGCGAGTGTCCCGTGTGCCGCAGGAAGTGTTCCCTGACGGAGCCCACAGTGAGCCTGGCTCTGAAGAACGTGGCCGATACCTTCTTCAGGGAGCAGAGGAGCCATGGCGAGGCGGGCGGGGGGCCAGACAGAGGGGGCGTCCCAGTGAAGTCTGAGGCAAAGTGCCACACACACGGGGAGGTGCTGAAGCTGTTCTGCCAGGATGATGCCGAGgtgctctgctgtgtgtgtcACACGTCTAAGAGGCACCAGGGCCACTGTGTGATCCCACTGGAGGAGGGGGCCCAGGAGCTCAAGGTTAGAATGGCTTGTCTCATATCATTCAGTTTTGGATGGTTGTGTAACCCTCTTTTATGGAGTTGCAAATATTGTATTCTGTCAGAATCTTTTAATTTCACAGTTTCTATTCAGATAGACTACTTTATATTGACCATATTACCTTGAAAATGTATTCTTAATCCAGCTTGTTTTAGCACCAGTATAAAACTTGAAGCAGTACAGTCAGCAATCAAACATAACTATTGTGAAACATGATTGTTATTGATGTGCCACATTTCACAACAGTGACATTTCGAAAGGGAGCCGGAGCCTTTGATACTGTATCTGCTAGTTGGATAAAAACAAAGAAAAGAAAACTACACATTGTAAGGTGATATGGGAATGCTTCCTTACACGGTTACACCGTATGCTAGTGCAAAGCACTGGCAGCAATGTTTCACCTAACCCTTACCTGGCGATACTTTTTAATTCTCGATTCAGAATAAACTATTGTAAACGTCTGCAGTTGCAGACGGTACTCCAAAAACCATAGAATGTGGTGTCACCCAAAAAATATCACCAAAATATCCTGATTAGGGTTAAACAGCAGCCTATGACCTCCGCTGAGCTTTGGCTCTGCCGTTGACGTTCGTGTTTACATGGCTACATTTGCTTGAGCTAAACCTCCAGACGCTCTTACACACTTCACAGTTGTATCTCTAAAAACGTTCCCCCCCCCCTCCGCTCCCTCCCTCAGGAAGAAATGAAGAAAGAATTGATCCCTCTGAAGAAGAGCCTCCGTGGCCTCTATGAAGCCAAGCAGGAGTGTGATGACACAACTGTGCACATCAAGGTATCAACAAACAGGGTGTCTGAAACCGTGGGACATCAGCAGatcccaacacactgacactgatgtTTAGCTCACACACTGTTAGTCTGTAAACAGTTGGAGGAATGCCTTTGAAAAAGCAAACCCTTGAAAATATGGTCCTATAACTTGTGTACAGTATATCCTCATGTGGACAAAGCAGTCAATATGCTTTGTGCCTTGTATTTGAGCAAGCAATACAAGTGCCTGGTGTTTGACCAAGCAATTTCCCCTTGAGGGATAATAAAGTTATTTTAAATTGATTGAGTTTATCACACAAATCAGAAATCAGACATGTCTAGGTTGTAAGAGACTTTGTTGTCAATGGCTTGCCTACCAAAACAATGTTTTGACAAATGTCTGCACTTGTGTGCCTCTGTTCTAGAGTTCTATATAAGATTGTATCTCTCCTATGACCCGTTTCTCCTGTTTGGCCAGAGCCAGACCCAGCAGACAGAGAATCACATCAGAGAGGCGTTTGAGCAGCTCAGGCAGTTCCTTCAGAATGAGGAGGAAGCCAGGATAGCTATTCTACGGGAGGAAGATGAGCAGAAGAGACATCTGGtgaggaagaagacagagggcATCACGGCAGACATCCTCACCCTCTCTCATGCCATCATCGCTATTGATAATGACATAGCCTCcagtgatgctcttttcctcCAGGTAAGAAGAATATGAACTTTTATAAACCAGCAGTATTAACAGTACAAACAATTACAAAACATGTGTCTTGTTCTATTTTCAGAACTACAGAAACACAAAGAAAAGGTAAGTGTTTTGACTTGAGTACCTAATACCCTTATAATGTAATGTACCAAACTCCAACTAGAACTAAGTGGCTGTTATATTGTTGTAGAGCTGTGATACCTCAGAAGGGTCCAGAGGAGATCTCCGGTGCTATGATCAACGTGGCGAAGCATGTCAGCTCCCTCAAGTACAAGGTCTGGGAGAAGATGGTGGGGCTGGTGGAGTACAGTATGTATAGCAAGACTACAGTCGTCTGTTTATGCTCCAGTCTTTGGCTTGTTGGGTGTCTAGCTAGATATAACTGCATCAACTAACGTTCTAGTGAACTTCTACTAACTCGTATAGATGTACGCTAATTCATTTATTACTAGATCCACAACttgtaaatattttctaaaaCTGTTTCCATCACTAAAGCCCTTTTCTCCATCTCCCAGCTCCTGTGACTCTGGATCCTAACACGGcctactcctggctctctctgaaCAAGGACCTGACCAGTGTGACCAACAGTGGTCATGTGCAGGTGCTCCCAGACAACCCAGAGCGTTTTGACCACTTCGTGTTCGTCCTTGGCTCTGAGGGCTTCACCACCGGCTGCCACGCCTGGGAGGTAGAGGTGGGGGACAAGGACGACTGGATGCTGGGTGTGGTCAAGGAGTCCATTAACAGGAAGGGACGGATCTCAGGCTGCCCTGAGGGTGGCTTGTGGATGATCTCCCACTGCGAGGGTGAGTATATGGCCGTGACCCGGCCACGCACCCATCTCAAACTGACAGGGGAGCTGAAGAGGGTCAGGGTGCAGCTGGACTACGAGTCTGGGGAGGTGACCTTCTCCAACCCTGTTAATATGATGTCCATCTACACCTTCAATGATTTCTTCACTGAGAGGATGTTCCCCTTCTTCTGCCCTGGAGCCAACATCAACGGCAACAACCCCGGCCCGCTGAAGATCTGCCCGGTCAAAGTGGCTGTGTGGAACAGCGCCACCTGGTGATGAGGAGGGGTTCTGACGGCAGCATTCAAAGAGAGTGGAAGCTGTGCATCCAAGGCACATATCCAGCCTCAAGACACATAGGTAAtggtgtagtgaaatgtttgGCACGGTGTGTGTGGAAAACATTTTGTAAGATCTTTTTGAGATTTTTTTTGATTGCCTTTTGACTTTATTGATAGAAGAAATGAGATCCTGATTATTACCGGAAGACTCCATTTGACAAGGGCTTTTGTGCCATGTTATGGAATGTGTAGTAAAGTGTGAGATGAATGAAGATATTCAATACGACACAATGAATATTGCAATTCCTGTATATAAATGCcccaaaatgtttgtttttttcttctcaaTTGAATAAACTTTGGGGGGGATACCACTTGATTTTACTCATGTTTATTTGATGCGTATTTATAGAAGTTTTATGGAATGTTTATAAAAGATTCTCCAGTGTTCAGTACAATCCAGTGAGTTTACCAGGGCATGACTTTTCCCTCATAGTCCAGGAAGACTCCAGTCTGTTTCTCAGTAAGGGAGTCCATCACGCTCAGGAGTCCTTCCACACTCCCTGGAGCATCGATCGCCCCCTGGTGGTCATAGTAAACACATACAGTGggcagaacaagtatttgatacactgctgattttgcaggttttcctacatacaaagcatgtagaggtctgtaatttttatcataggtacacttcaactgtgagagacggaatctaaaacaaaaatccagaaaatcacattgtatgatttttaagtaattaatttgcattttattgcatgacataagtatttgatacatcagaaaagcagaacttaatatttggtacagaaacctttgtttgcagttacagagatcatatgtttcctgtagttcttgaccaggtttgcacacactgcagcagggatctgggcccactcctccatacagaccttctccagttccttcaggtttcggggctgtcactgggcaatacggactttcagctccctccaaagattttctattgggttcaggtctggagactggctaggccacaccaggaccttgagatgcttcttacggagccactccttagttgtcctggctgtgtgtttcgggtcgttgtcatgctggaagacccagcc includes these proteins:
- the LOC124016538 gene encoding E3 ubiquitin-protein ligase TRIM35-like, which translates into the protein MALRPRASSQPGKPSFLQSPKVVMALRPRAVSSHSGSMLEDELTCSVCCEIFRDPVVLKCTHSFCRACLQQFWNQKKARRECPVCRRKCSLTEPTVSLALKNVADTFFREQRSHGEAGGGPDRGGVPVKSEAKCHTHGEVLKLFCQDDAEVLCCVCHTSKRHQGHCVIPLEEGAQELKEEMKKELIPLKKSLRGLYEAKQECDDTTVHIKSQTQQTENHIREAFEQLRQFLQNEEEARIAILREEDEQKRHLVRKKTEGITADILTLSHAIIAIDNDIASSDALFLQNYRNTKKRAVIPQKGPEEISGAMINVAKHVSSLKYKVWEKMVGLVEYTPVTLDPNTAYSWLSLNKDLTSVTNSGHVQVLPDNPERFDHFVFVLGSEGFTTGCHAWEVEVGDKDDWMLGVVKESINRKGRISGCPEGGLWMISHCEGEYMAVTRPRTHLKLTGELKRVRVQLDYESGEVTFSNPVNMMSIYTFNDFFTERMFPFFCPGANINGNNPGPLKICPVKVAVWNSATW